The following are encoded together in the Zingiber officinale cultivar Zhangliang chromosome 8A, Zo_v1.1, whole genome shotgun sequence genome:
- the LOC122012712 gene encoding zinc finger CCCH domain-containing protein 2-like, translated as MMRHGILPHSPTVQIPSWLPFDDPRATVPGCDGIFDETADAALRREEEEEEEEGHAVAMLSSGDVIYASDDFRMYEFKVRRCGRGRNHDWTECPFVHPGEKARRRDLRVHRYSGVACPAFRKGAGGCERGDSCEFAHGVFECWLHPDRYRTQPCKDGPACRRRVCFFAHTPEQLRVPPSPKQRSSPSFSKSSPTSILSTYPLMSSPRESPPISPNKEELHRMWWQSSAPVNAIVASMGQLQLSGRKSAARSCNFHGGLASPGKNDLSCFGNASFNSLPSTPAAAATGWTSNDEAAEERVESGRALRAKMLERLSKDGVGSEKAEATPDVDWISDLLK; from the coding sequence ATGATGAGACATGGCATCCTTCCTCACAGTCCGACGGTTCAAATCCCTTCTTGGCTCCCCTTCGACGATCCTAGGGCCACCGTTCCCGGCTGTGATGGGATCTTCGATGAGACCGCGGACGCTGCGTTAcgaagggaggaggaggaggaggaggaggagggccaCGCGGTAGCGATGCTGTCTTCGGGGGACGTGATCTACGCGTCGGACGATTTCCGGATGTACGAATTTAAGGTGCGGCGGTGTGGCCGCGGGCGCAACCACGACTGGACCGAGTGCCCCTTCGTGCACCCCGGGGAGAAGGCGCGCCGCCGCGACCTCCGGGTGCACCGCTACTCCGGCGTCGCGTGCCCGGCATTCCGTAAGGGTGCCGGCGGGTGTGAGCGAGGCGACTCCTGCGAGTTCGCCCACGGGGTGTTCGAGTGCTGGCTCCATCCGGATCGTTATCGGACCCAACCCTGCAAGGACGGTCCCGCTTGCCGCCGCCGCGTATGCTTCTTCGCCCACACGCCGGAGCAGCTCCGCGTGCCTCCGTCACCGAAGCAGAGAAGCTCGCCCTCTTTTTCAAAGTCGTCACCGACGTCTATTCTGAGTACTTATCCGCTGATGTCCTCGCCGAGGGAGTCGCCGCCAATTTCGCCGAACAAAGAGGAGTTGCATAGGATGTGGTGGCAATCAAGCGCGCCGGTGAACGCGATCGTGGCGTCGATGGGGCAGTTGCAGCTCAGTGGGAGGAAGTCGGCAGCGAGATCTTGTAATTTTCACGGTGGGTTGGCCTCGCCAGGGAAGAACGATCTTTCCTGCTTCGGTAATGCTAGCTTTAACAGCTTGCCTTCCACTCCGGCTGCTGCCGCGACTGGGTGGACGTCGAACGATGAAGCGGCGGAAGAGAGGGTGGAGTCCGGTAGGGCGCTGAGGGCGAAGATGTTGGAGAGACTGAGCAAAGATGGAGTAGGTTCTGAGAAGGCGGAGGCTACGCCGGACGTTGATTGGATCTCCGATCTGTTGAAGTAA